Within Deltaproteobacteria bacterium, the genomic segment CCCGATTTTGCTTGCAAAATCGGGGTGATCCGCAGGGAATTAAAAGTCTTTGAAGGGGGTCTGGGGGAAACTTTCTACAGAAAGTTTCCCCCAGAGTAATATTAATATGAAGCTTGACATTACCCCCTCTCACATGCACCCTTGACAAGCCGCCCTTCCAAGTGGTACGCTGAAAAAATTCGGGGGTATGATGAAGCTCTTTGACGGCCTCAGAAGACTCGTCTCCATACTGCTCTTCACCGCCCTGGCGCTCCAGCTCTCGGGCTACACGTGCCGGGCGGAGGTGCGTCTCGACACGCCCCCGGTCCTCCACCACGGCGACGGCCACATCGCCTCCCATGACATCGTCGACGGCTCGGCGCTCGACGCCGACAACCACTACTGTCCCTGTCCGTGCCACGGCGGCTTCACCCTGACTCCGCCCCTTGCCGTATCCTCCACGGTAAAGGCCGCAGCGCCCGTGACGATGCAACCGCCTCCCCAGCCGACCGACGTCACCATAGCCTACTTCCATCCTCCGAAAATCGTTCTCTGATCCGCGACCCCGACGGGCCGCACGGGGAGCAGGGCGGCAGTCCCTCCCCTGCCGGCGCGCGCGGGCCCTGCAGGATAGACGACCGGCTCCCGTGCCCGCCGCCGCGGCAGGCCGCCCCCCGCTTCTCTGCCGGGTCCTTGCAGAAGACAAATCCGAAAAAACGTTTCCAGGAGGTCCTGTCCTTGAATATGCCGAGATTTCCCATGCCCGCGCTGGCCCTTGCCGCGCTCCTCGTGCTGGCGGCCGTCTCCCACGGCTTCGCCGGCGAGGACTCCCCCGTCTACACCCTCGATGAGATCATCGAGGTGGCGATGAGGGAAAACCCCTCCGTCGCCGTCTTCCGGGCCAATCTCGACGCGGCCCGCGGAGAGGTCACGGCGAGCAGGGCCTACCCGAACCCGGAAGTCGAGGTGGGCGGCTCGCGGGGCACCTCGCTCGAGACCGACGAGTCGGCCGCCGAGTTCTCCATAAGCATCGGCCAGCCCATAGAGTGGCCCGGCAAGAGGCTCTACAGGGAGAAGGCGGCCAGGTCGGCCCTGGAGAGAAGGGAGATCGAGAAAGAGAGCTTCCTCATCGAGCTCCGCTACGAGGTGAAGGCCGCCTTCTACAGGCTGCTGCTGGCGAACAAGGAGGTGGAGATCGCCGCCGAGAACCTGACGACCGTGGAAAAGCTGCTCGCCACGGTCCGGGCCAGGGTCGAGGCCGGAGAGACGCCGGAGTTCGAGCTCGTCAAGGCGCGGGTGGAAAAGCTCAAGGCGGGAAAGGCGCTGCGGAGCGCCGAGAAGAAGGCCCTTATCGCCGCGGCGAGGCTCAACGGCCTGCTCGGAAACGCGCTGCCCGCGGGCTTCGCCGTGAAAGGGGAGTTCAGGAGCCCGGTCGGCGGATACTCCAAGGAAGAGATCCTCGCCAGGGCCTTCGAAGACCACCCCTTCATACGCGCCGCCAAGAAGCAGGTCGAGCTCAGCAGAAACGAGCTGCGGCGCGAACAGGAGTCGGTCATGCCCGATGTCACCGTCAGGGGCTTCTATGACAAGGAGATCGACAAGAAGACCGTCGGTCTCGGTATCTCGGTGCCCCTTCCAGTCTGGTACAGGAACAGCGGCGAGATAGCCTCGGCCTCGGCCGCGCTCGCGCAGGCCCAGGCCGACCTCCACAGGACGAGAGTGGAGCTCTCGGTGGCCCTCGACGAGGCCCTCAGGGACTACGAGATCGCCCTCGGGCAGACCGAGGTCTTCGAGGAGGGCCTGCTCGAACAGGCGCGACAGGCGCTGCGAATCGCCGAGTTCAGCTACGCCCAGGGGGCTTCCGGCATCCTCGACTACCTCGACGCCCAGCGCGTATACCGCGAAACCCTCCTCGACTACGGCAGGGCGCGCTTCGACCTCTCGCTCGCCATAATAGACATCGAAAGGCTCTCCGGCGAGGAGGAGTAGATGGAGGAGGTCACCCTCTACATAGAAGGTATGGACTGCGAGGAGGAGGCCAAACTGGTGCGCTCCGCCCTCGAGGCCCTCGACGGGGTGGACTCCTTCCATGTCAACACCGCCTCGGGGAGTGTGAGCGTCGTCTACGACCCTTCGCTCCTGTCGGTGCGGCGCATGAGCGCCGCCCTGGAGAAGACGGGCCTTGGCGTGAGACTCGAAAGAAGGAACGGGAGCGGCCGGAGCGGTCCCTGGTGGCGCGAGCCGAGGATCCTCACCCTCTCCATCTGCGCCGCGATAATCGCCGTCACCCTCGTCCTCGAGCACCTCGCCGGTATGCCCCATCCCATGGCGGCCTTCCTCTACGCGGCGGCCGTGGTCGTGGGCGGGTACTTCCCGGCCAGGATGGGCCTTGCGGCCCTCAAGAACCTCACCCCCAACATACGGACCCTAATGGTTGCCGGTGCGGCCGGGGCCGTGAGCCTCGGGCTCTGGGAGGAGGCGGCGCTTCTGGTGCTCATCTACTCGCTGGGCGACGTGCTCGAGGCCTACGCCTCGGACCGCGTGCGCTCGGCCGTGAGGGCGCTCATCGGGCTCGCCCCCAAGGAGGCGAGGATAAAGCGCGGCGGAAAGCTCCTCAGTATCCCCATAGACGAGGTGAAGGTGGGGGAGACGGCCGTCATAAGGCCCGGCGAGAGGATACCCATAGACGGAGTCGTCGTCGCCGGCTCGTCGTCGGTGGACCAGGCCCCCATAACGGGCGAGTCAATACCGGTGGCCAAGAAGCCCGGCGACAGGGTCTTCGCCGGGTCGGTCAACCAGCGGGGCTCGCTCGACGTGGAGGTCACCGCGCCGTTCAGGGACACCACGCTGGGCAGGATAATCCACTACGTCGAGGAGGCCGAGACGAGAAAATCCGTCTACCAGCGCTTCGGCGAGACCTTCGGACGATACTACACGCCCTCCATGTTCGCCCTCGCCTCGGCCGTAATGGTGCTGCCCGGCCTTGTGACGGGCCAGTGGATCGAGTGGTTCTACCGGGGGCTCGTGGTGCTCGTTGTCTCCTGCTCCTGCGGCATAGCGCTCTCCATACCGGTGGCCGTCGTCGCGGCCGTAGCCAACGGCGCGAGAAAGGGCGTCCTCATAAAGGGAGGGGCCCACATCGAGGCGGCGGGGCGTGTAAGGGCCGTGGCCTTCGACAAGACGGGCTCGCTCACCATGGGAGAGGCCCGGGTGACCGACGTGGTGCCGCTTAGCGATACGCCGGTGGAGGAGATAGTGCGGATCGCGGCCTCGGTGGAGCACCGCTCCGAGCACATACTGGCCGACGCCGTTGTGAGGAAGGCCGAAGAGATGGGCCTCTCCCTCGAAGAGGCGGCCGACTTCGAGGCCATGCCCGGCATGGGCGCAAGGGCGAGGCTCGGCGACAGGAGATACGCCGTCGGCAGCCCGGCGCTCTGCGATGGGCTCGCCCCCTCGCAGAAGCGCCGCGTCGCCGAGGCGGCCTCGGCGCTCGAGCGCGAGGGAAAGACCGTCATGGTCCTTCTCGAGGACGGCGACGCGGTGGCGGTCATTGCCGTGAGCGACGAGATAAGGCCCGAGGCCCGTGAGACGGTGCGGCGCCTTCGCCGCCTCGGCGTGCGGGGCGTGGTCATGCTCACGGGAGACAACGAGACCGTGGCCGCCGCCGTGGCCAGGAAGGCCGGCATCGACGAGTACAGGGCCGCCCTCCTGCCCGAGCAGAAGGCGGCGGCCGTAAAGGAGCTCAGGCGGCGCTACACAACGGTGGCGATGGTGGGCGACGGCGTGAACGACGCCCCGGCGATGGTGGCCTCGGACCTCGCCGTCGCCATGGGCGCCGCCGGCACGGACGTGGCCATAGAGACGGGCGACATCGTGCTCATGAGCGACGACCTGTCGAAGATACCGGCGGTGATGGAGCTGAGCAGGAAGACACTGCGGGTGATGAAGGAGAACATCGCCGTCTCCCTCGCCGTCATAGCCGTGCTCGTGCCCATGGCGCTCACCGGCTCCATCGGGCTCGTGCCGGGACTTCTGGCAAACGAGATCGGCGGCCTCGCCGTCATACTCAACGGCCTGCGGCTGTTGAGGTGACCGGGGCGGACCGCGCCCCCTCTACGAAAGGGTCGCGTCGAAGAAATCCAGCGGGAAAGGAAGAGGTGTCTGTCATGGGAGGCAAAAGGCTTGTTGCGGCGTTGACGGTGCTGGCCGTGGTTGCGGCGGCGCTCTTTCTATGGGCCATGGGCATGGTGGAGCTGCCGTGGCTGGGGCTGGTGCGGGAGGACCATCTGCACGGCGGGAAGGCTCCCCACGGGCACGAAGGCATCGACAGCCCCGACGTCATGGTTACTCACGACGACGAGGGGCCCGACGGCCACGACCACGGCGGGGAGCAATCCTACGCCCCCTACGGCGGCTACGAGGAGGATGCCCACGATCACGGCGGGGATGCCCATGATCACGGCGAGGAGGCCCACGACCACGGCGGCGGAGGCCACGGAGGCCACGAAGAAGGGGTCGTCCGCCTCGACCCCACAAAGCGAACGGCCGTGGAACTCGGCGAGGCGGTCGTAAGGCGCGGCTCGCTCACCACGCTCATAAAGCTGCCGGCCGAGGTCCAGTGGGACGCCGACAACCTCATACACGTAACGCCGCGGGTCGACGGCATAGTGCTCGCCGTGGAGAAGTCGCTGGGAGACAGGGTGAAGGAAGGGGAGCTCCTCGTCACGCTCGACTCGCCGGAGATGGGCAGGGCGAGGATGGAGTTCCTCACCGACCTCAACCGCATGGCCCTGGCCGAGGTGGACTTCGAGCGCGCGAGGACGATCTACGAGAACACGAAGAAGCTGCTCGCCGTGCTCGACGAAAGGCCCGCGCCCAGGGAGGCGCTCGAGCGGGCGCGCCGCCTCCCCTCCGGCGAGAACAAGAACCTGCTGCTCACCAAGTACACGGTCATGCACGTAAACGAGCGCAACTTCCGGCGCGAAAAGAAGCTCTTCGAGAAGAAGATAAGCAGCGAGGCCGACTACCTGGCCGCCGAGAGCGCCTACGAGACGGCGCGGGCCGACTTCTACTCCACCTACGAGGAGATAGGCTTCAACCTCGAGATAGACTTCCTCAAGGCGAAGAACGAGT encodes:
- a CDS encoding TolC family protein, with the translated sequence MPRFPMPALALAALLVLAAVSHGFAGEDSPVYTLDEIIEVAMRENPSVAVFRANLDAARGEVTASRAYPNPEVEVGGSRGTSLETDESAAEFSISIGQPIEWPGKRLYREKAARSALERREIEKESFLIELRYEVKAAFYRLLLANKEVEIAAENLTTVEKLLATVRARVEAGETPEFELVKARVEKLKAGKALRSAEKKALIAAARLNGLLGNALPAGFAVKGEFRSPVGGYSKEEILARAFEDHPFIRAAKKQVELSRNELRREQESVMPDVTVRGFYDKEIDKKTVGLGISVPLPVWYRNSGEIASASAALAQAQADLHRTRVELSVALDEALRDYEIALGQTEVFEEGLLEQARQALRIAEFSYAQGASGILDYLDAQRVYRETLLDYGRARFDLSLAIIDIERLSGEEE
- a CDS encoding cation-translocating P-type ATPase, whose amino-acid sequence is MEEVTLYIEGMDCEEEAKLVRSALEALDGVDSFHVNTASGSVSVVYDPSLLSVRRMSAALEKTGLGVRLERRNGSGRSGPWWREPRILTLSICAAIIAVTLVLEHLAGMPHPMAAFLYAAAVVVGGYFPARMGLAALKNLTPNIRTLMVAGAAGAVSLGLWEEAALLVLIYSLGDVLEAYASDRVRSAVRALIGLAPKEARIKRGGKLLSIPIDEVKVGETAVIRPGERIPIDGVVVAGSSSVDQAPITGESIPVAKKPGDRVFAGSVNQRGSLDVEVTAPFRDTTLGRIIHYVEEAETRKSVYQRFGETFGRYYTPSMFALASAVMVLPGLVTGQWIEWFYRGLVVLVVSCSCGIALSIPVAVVAAVANGARKGVLIKGGAHIEAAGRVRAVAFDKTGSLTMGEARVTDVVPLSDTPVEEIVRIAASVEHRSEHILADAVVRKAEEMGLSLEEAADFEAMPGMGARARLGDRRYAVGSPALCDGLAPSQKRRVAEAASALEREGKTVMVLLEDGDAVAVIAVSDEIRPEARETVRRLRRLGVRGVVMLTGDNETVAAAVARKAGIDEYRAALLPEQKAAAVKELRRRYTTVAMVGDGVNDAPAMVASDLAVAMGAAGTDVAIETGDIVLMSDDLSKIPAVMELSRKTLRVMKENIAVSLAVIAVLVPMALTGSIGLVPGLLANEIGGLAVILNGLRLLR
- a CDS encoding efflux RND transporter periplasmic adaptor subunit encodes the protein MGGKRLVAALTVLAVVAAALFLWAMGMVELPWLGLVREDHLHGGKAPHGHEGIDSPDVMVTHDDEGPDGHDHGGEQSYAPYGGYEEDAHDHGGDAHDHGEEAHDHGGGGHGGHEEGVVRLDPTKRTAVELGEAVVRRGSLTTLIKLPAEVQWDADNLIHVTPRVDGIVLAVEKSLGDRVKEGELLVTLDSPEMGRARMEFLTDLNRMALAEVDFERARTIYENTKKLLAVLDERPAPREALERARRLPSGENKNLLLTKYTVMHVNERNFRREKKLFEKKISSEADYLAAESAYETARADFYSTYEEIGFNLEIDFLKAKNEFEIAKNEILNSERTLHILGLTKKETDTLRKEGAELHSEISRTGLYSPVNGVIVERHVSRGERVGRESTLFKIADTSRMWVMASVYERDLRFLHKGQKALVRLDAYPGETMEGVIDYIGSELAPDTRTVQARVVLPNRDGRLRAGMFGSVTLFSGNTGRKDTGLLVPVDALQRSEAGYVVFRVKGEDEFEEVAVEVLRKSADFALISGPVREGERVATGDLFILKAEAGKEEMGGGHSH